From Pempheris klunzingeri isolate RE-2024b chromosome 18, fPemKlu1.hap1, whole genome shotgun sequence, a single genomic window includes:
- the tdrd6a gene encoding tudor domain-containing 6, with translation MSSILGLPTRGSDVTIHIAKVHLHPLCVLVEFWGKFCQDRIADYECLAKDIQYPGNVFQEFEGYPSDQCLVEVDGTWYRARIVSRNGLKYSVFLIDKGVTCSTTTTKLAWGKKSHFHLPPEVEFCVLANVLPLSPENRWSPVAFDFLKSLSGKSVKAHVQDVLVQHRTFVLHIPCISKQMYEMGIARKLSTDVFLDSVLMSLQSHSGTEASPDNRQTFVGAGERLHKQEFFMYPELPAGTVETVIVTDVTNPQRIFCQLRVFSQELKKLSEQITQCYEGRMTNCIVGPEMIGFPCAARGSDGRWYRSVLQQVFQANKVVEVLNVDYGTKQFVQVKNVRPLAAEFFRMPVVTYICSLHGIIDKGVGWTSSQIEYLRTLLLCKTVIAKFEYQSISEGVHYVTLYGDENTNINNLFGSKESYSLECEKTLGDYAIRTTAYSRQHSALQKRNQRKMLTPGQAAEEKEGKETTVNLPAEDPFLNSSHVAVVQHVSDPSEFWVQMQNHTKELDELMDSIYHLYKDSVNKDVVRNPTVGLYCAAKAEDGDFYRATVAEVGERQIKVFFIDYGNTEVVDGDNVRVLPDKFKKLPHLALKCTLAGVRPKEGRWSRTACEFFIKAVKDKVLRVHVTAKYDEGYVVQLTDPEAYGEKDLTTLMCSSGFAERTELQRQPKPKMTTHPAILPPIPLPDTRLSGLCTNNGMSFQTPNTTGPARNERRIPSFKEHMFPIGSVLDVNVSYIESPNDFWCQLVHNAGHLKLLMHDIQAYYAGSKFQPLVDTACVACHPDNGMWYRALVIHKHETPHVDVLFVDYGQTEMVSLYDLRRICPEFLALHGQAFRCSLLNPVDPTSATNEWNDEAVAKFQNFVETAASNFVILKCTIYAVMYSEQKIVFNIVDLETPFESVSTSMVNLVKSMPPKKAGGPSFRLDTYYYSTHNVKTGTEEEVTVTCVNNVRHFYCQLERNADVIKDLKIKVSNLCHQLENVKLPTVFGTLCFAKYTDGQWYRAQIKATKPVILVHFVDYGDTIEVEKSDLLPVPREANDIMSVPVQAVVCRLSDVPADVPNAANSWFETNATECKFRALVVAREPDGRLLVELYHGNTQINSKIKKMFQIEMHTEEQVLFQSRRALEASANFGQKTTKAVPKQAAEVEDHTQAIKKNLSAPKPACQMRDADINLHSARKPFQKVKAFPLELYRPPHQRQPCGKTPGNTGNGSDLAGTHIKPRKESIPTDTKQLIESKSPGTECQKENRVEKLPKLADLPSKSITSGMEADVYVSHCNSPSSFYVQLVQEEDEIFSLVEKLNDPQFTPKTGDIIDVHPGDLVQAEFADDSSWYRAVVREIHSNTMALVEFIDFGNTSMVPISKMGRLHKSFLLLPLYSTHCMMGNTLGKDVLDPEEVSAFREDIGGNAEKVLNCRFIRQSGSVWEVRLRDSGMNLLCEAPVRCTTDGSTVASEKLELEVEEKSAQDSDIRQMLEDSQESIVNSSSLRYHRREFSEGQKLEVYITTTNDVQTFWCHTADSEELDQITSSVAEVMNAAVLKHTDPQSLSLGSPCIALLSNDQLWYRAEVIDKDGDDLSVLFVDYGNKSRVNVTDVREVPPDLMETPPQAFLCELEGFDASRGCWDSGAVSKLSALTTDKVLQLTVTRVTRQEGKIKCLVQVECEGQVINETLKTWWKTSVTGNQAGAVGQTTSYETPQQCASTVNETALPEDQLAYPQSQEMDIAAACVHSQTDHTEEQSAGELVDPHTAGEVPKLTSSPKHNKSSEESLLFESVAEEERDLIVSECNMTTGPQRLSTAETLREAGSNEGENIVSTTVVSQTEPKDSLPGDRSTDEAKLPPLDNKDDQGVLTFEEESASASDTISPDDLNTQLAIDESDVASTDLESLPEEVNNRSVESIINFINISDSDRIGASPLYAPTEHEIEAGDGVTKEEVPCVATYVEVHNESMAPYRELPQELVLALPSDTEPQSHIVPCPDLSNLIEEVTCLVGEICLKDVCRDAQKDDTQDSEQLVHTPPEQKENFSDEEMSTSFDDDGQLSRITHLSLIITDGPADLLPEQQPEE, from the exons atgtcttcaatCCTTGGACTCCCTACACGAGGATCAGACGTAACGATTCACATCGCCAAAGTCCACTTGCACCCCCTTTGTGTGCTTGTGGAGTTCTGGGGGAAATTTTGCCAGGACAGGATAGCAGACTATGAGTGCCTGGCCAAAGACATTCAGTATCCTGGAAACGTGTTTCAAGAGTTTGAAGGGTATCCTAGTGACCAGTGCTTGGTTGAGGTAGATGGCACTTGGTACAGGGCCCGCATAGTCTCAAGAAATGGCTTGAAATACAGTGTGTTTCTCATTGACAAAGGGGTGACCTGTAGCACCACTACAACTAAGCTGGCATGGGGTAAGAAAAGCCACTTCCACCTGCCACCTGAAGTGGAATTTTGTGTCCTAGCCAATGTGTTACCTCTCTCACCTGAGAACAGATGGTCTCCAGTGGCATTTGACTTTCTGAAATCTCTCTCTGGGAAGTCTGTGAAGGCACATGTACAAGATGTGCTGGTGCAACACAGAACTTTTGTCCTGCACATCCCTTGCATATCTAAACAAATGTATGAGATGGGAATTGCCAGGAAGCTGTCTACAGACGTTTTCCTGGACTCTGTCCTTATGTCACTGCAGTCCCATAGTGGAACTGAAGCGTCTCCAGACAATCGGCAGACCTTCGTTGGAGCAGGTGAGCGACTGCACAAGCAAGAGTTCTTCATGTACCCAGAGCTGCCTGCAGGAACTGTGGAGACCGTCATAGTGACAGATGTAACAAATCCGCAGCGGATTTTTTGCCAGTTGAGGGTGTTCTCCCAAGAGCTGAAGAAACTTTCTGAGCAAATCACACAGTGCTATGAGGGCAGAATGACCAATTGCATTGTAGGTCCAGAAATGATTGGGTTTCCATGTGCTGCAAGAGGAAGTGATGGCAGGTGGTACCGCTCTGTTCTACAACAGGTATTCCAAGCCAACAAAGTGGTGGAAGTGTTGAATGTTGACTATGGAACAAAACAGTTTGTTCAAGTTAAGAACGTAAGACCTCTGGCTGCAGAGTTCTTCAGGATGCCTGTTGTGACTTACATCTGCTCCCTCCATGGAATCATTGACAAAGGGGTTGGATGGACATCGAGTCAGATCGAATATCTCAGGACACTTCTTCTGTGCAAGACGGTGATTGCCAAATTTGAGTACCAAAGCATCTCTGAGGGTGTTCACTATGTCACGCTGTACGgggatgaaaacacaaacattaacaacTTGTTTGGTTCCAAGGAAAGCTACTCGCTGGAGTGTGAAAAAACACTTGGAGATTATGCCATCCGCACCACTGCTTACAGCCGCCAGCATTCAGCTctgcaaaaaagaaatcaaagaaagatGCTAACTCCTGGACAGGCTGcagaagaaaaggaagggaaagaaaCAACTGTGAACTTGCCAGCTGAAGACCCCTTTCTTAACTCCTCACATGTGGCAGTTGTTCAGCACGTGTCTGACCCATCAGAGTTTTGGGTCCAAATGCAGAACCACACAAAAGAGTTGGATGAACTTATGGATAGTATCTACCATCTCTACAAAGATTCAGTGAATAAAGATGTGGTGAGGAATCCAACTGTTGGGCTCTACTGTGCTGCCAAGGCAGAAGATGGTGACTTCTACAGAGCAACTGTGGCTGAAGTTGGTGAGAGACAAATCAAGGTGTTCTTTATTGATTATGGAAACACCGAAGTGGTTGACGGAGATAATGTCAGGGTCCTTCCTGACAAGTTCAAAAAGCTGCCACACCTAGCACTGAAATGCACCCTGGCTGGTGTCAGGCCGAAAGAAGGAAGATGGAGTCGTACTGCCTGTGAGTTTTTCATCAAAGCGGTCAAAGATAAAGTACTAAGAGTACATGTGACAGCAAAATATGATGAGGGCTATGTTGTCCAACTAACAGATCCTGAAGCTTATGGAGAAAAAGATCTCACCACACTGATGTGTAGTTCTGGTTTTGCTGAAAGGACTGAGCTACAGAGACAACCCAAACCCAAAATGACCACTCATCCTGCCATTCTTCCTCCCATACCACTTCCAGATACCAGACTCTCAGGACTGTGCACGAACAATGGGATGTCTTTCCAGACCCCAAACACAACAGGCCCTGCCCGTAATGAAAGAAGAATTCCTTCATTCAAGGAGCACATGTTTCCCATTGGAAGTGTTCTTGATGTCAATGTCTCCTACATTGAAAGCCCAAATGATTTCTGGTGCCAGCTTGTACACAATGCTGGGCACTTGAAATTGCTCATGCATGACATCCAGGCTTATTATGCAGGAAGTAAATTTCAGCCTCTTGTAGATACTGCTTGTGTTGCTTGTCACCCTGATAATGGAATGTGGTACAGGGCCCTTGTAATTCACAAACATGAAACGCCTCATGTGGACGTGTTGTTTGTTGACTACGGCCAGACAGAGATGGTCTCCCTCTACGACCTGAGGAGGATCTGCCCCGAATTCCTCGCTCTGCACGGCCAAGCCTTTCGATGCAGTCTGTTAAACCCTGTTGACCCCACGTCTGCCACAAATGAGTGGAACGACGAAGCAGTGGCAAAGTTCCAAAACTTTGTGGAAACTGCTGCATCCAACTTTGTGATTTTGAAGTGCACCATATATGCTGTTATGTACAGCGAGCAGAAGATAGTTTTCAACATTGTGGATCTCGAAACTCCCTTTGAGAGTGTGTCCACCAGTATGGTCAATCTAGTCAAGAGCATGCCTCCCAAGAAGGCTGGTGGGCCATCTTTTCGACTGGACACGTACTACTACTCTACGCACAACGTCAAAACTGGAACAGAGGAAGAGGTCACAGTGACATGTGTGAACAATGTCCGCCACTTCTACTGCCAGCTCGAGAGGAATGCTGATGTGATAAAAGATCTCAAGATCAAAGTGAGCAATCTGTGCCATCAGCTAGAGAATGTAAAGCTCCCAACAGTGTTTGGAACTTTGTGCTTTGCTAAGTACACTGATGGGCAGTGGTACAGGGCACAGATCAAGGCCACTAAGCCAGTGATTCTGGTTCACTTTGTGGATTATGGTGACACTATTGAAGTGGAAAAATCGGACTTGCTTCCAGTTCCCAGGGAGGCTAATGACATCATGTCTGTGCCTGTGCAAGCAGTTGTATGTCGTCTCTCTGATGTCCCTGCTGATGTTCCCAACGCGGCAAACAGCTGGTTTGAGACAAATGCTACAGAATGTAAATTCCGAGCACTGGTGGTGGCACGAGAACCTGATGGGAGACTGCTGGTTGAGCTGTATCACGGAAACACTCAGATTAATTCAAAgattaagaaaatgtttcagattgagatgcacacagaggagcaggtttTATTCCAGAGTCGGAGAGCACTCGAGGCTTCAGCAAACTTTGGACAAAAGACTACAAAAGCTGTCCCTAAACAAGCTGCAGAAGTGGAAGATCACACACAGGCCATCAAGAAAAATCTCTCTGCCCCAAAACCAGCATGTCAAATGAGGGATGCCGACATAAATCTACATTCTGCTCGGAAGCCATTCCAGAAGGTCAAGGCTTTTCCATTAGAGCTGTACAGACCACCTCACCAAAGGCAACCATGTGGAAAGACACCAGGCAATACTGGAAATGGTTCTGATCTGGCCGGCACCCATATCAAACCAAGAAAAGAGAGTATTCCCACGGACACCAAACAGCTCATCGAGTCCAAGTCACCTGGCACAGAATGTCAGAAGGAAAACCGTGTTGAGAAACTCCCCAAACTTGCAGACCTACCCTCAAAATCCATCACATCAGGTATGGAAGCTGATGTTTATGTCTCACACTGCAACAGCCCATCTAGTTTCTATGTACAGCTTGTCCAAGAGGAGGATGAAATATTCTCCCTAGTGGAAAAGCTCAATGATCCCCAATTCACCCCCAAAACTGGTGACATCATAGATGTCCATCCAGGTGACCTTGTTCAAGCAGAGTTTGCAGATGATTCCTCGTGGTACCGAGCAGTTGTAAGAGAaatccacagtaacacaatggCTCTCGTTGAGTTTATTGACTTTGGAAACACATCAATGGTGCCAATTTCCAAGATGGGCAGACTCCATAAGTCTTTCTTGCTACTTCCTTTATACAGCACACACTGTATGATGGGAAATACTCTTGGAAAAGATGTGCTGGATCCAGAGGAGGTGTCAGCTTTCAGAGAAGACATCGGTGGTAATGCAGAAAAGGTACTCAATTGCCGGTTCATCAGGCAGTCAGGATCTGTGTGGGAAGTCAGGCTCAGAGACAGTGGTATGAATCTTTTGTGTGAAGCACCTGTTAGATGCACAACTGATGGCTCAACAGTCGCCTCAGAGAAACTTGAGCTTGAAGTTGAAGAAAAATCTGCCCAGGACTCTGACATCAGGCAAATGCTGGAGGACTCACAGGAATCGATAGTGAACTCCAGTTCTCTCCGTTACCACCGCCGAGAGTTTTCAGAGGGTCAAAAGTTAGAGGTCTACATCACAACTACAAATGATGTTCAGACATTTTGGTGTCACACTGCGGACTCAGAAGAGCTTGATCAGATAACCTCAAGTGTTGCAGAAGTTATGAATGCAGCTGTTCTCAAACATACTGACCCACAGTCTCTCTCCCTTGGCAGTCCATGTATTGCTCTCCTTTCAAACGATCAGCTTTGGTACCGTGCAGAGGTCATTGACAAAGATGGAGACGATCTGTCTGTGCTCTTTGTGGACTACGGAAACAAGTCCAGAGTCAATGTTACAGATGTGAGGGAGGTGCCCCCTGACCTGATGGAAACTCCTCCACAGGCATTTCTGTGTGAGCTTGAAGGTTTTGACGCTTCACGTGGATGCTGGGACAGTGGTGCAGTCAGCAAATTATCAGCACTTACAACAGACAAAGTGTTACAGCTGACTGTCACTAGAGTAACAAGGCAGGAAGGAAAAATCAAATGCCTGGTGCAGGTGGAATGTGAGGGCCAGGTGATAAACGAAACACTGAAAACCTGGTGGAAGACGTCTGTGACAGGAAACCAAGCTGGTGCAGTTGGACAGACCACTTCATATGAAACGCCACAGCAGTGTGCCTCGACTGTGAACGAGACTGCACTACCTGAGGATCAACTAGCGTATCCCCAAAGCCAAGAAATGGATATTGCTGCAGCTTGTGTTCACTCTCAGACAGACCACACTGAAGAGCAGAGTGCTGGCGAGCTTGTTGACCCTCACACAGCAGGTGAGGTCCCAAAACTAACAAGTAGTCCAAAGCACAATAAAAGCTCTGAAGAGTCTCTTCTCTTTGAGTCTgtggcagaagaagaaagggatCTGATTGTGTCAGAATGCAACATGACCACTGGGCCTCAGAGACTGAGTACAGCAGAGACCCTGAGAGAAGCTGGTTCCAATGAAGGGGAGAATATAGTCTCCACAACGGTGGTCTCTCAAACTGAACCCAAAGACAGTTTGCCAGGTGATCGCAGCACAGATGAAGCCAAATTACCTCCACTGGATAACAAAGATGACCAAGGTGTTTTGACTTTTGAAGAGGAGAGCGCTTCAGCGTCAGACACTATTAGTCCAGATGACTTAAATACTCAGTTGGCCATAGATGAGTCGGACGTGGCATCGACTGACTTGGAGTCTCTGCCTGAAGAGGTGAATAACCGCAGCGTGGAAAGCATCATTAACTTCATCAATATTTCTG ATTCAGACAGAATTGGAGCTTCCCCCCTGT ATGCTCCTACAGAGCATGAAATTGAAGCTGGAGATGGTGTCACAAAGGAAGAGGTGCCATGTGTTGCCACATATGTCGAG